In Nocardia sputorum, a single genomic region encodes these proteins:
- a CDS encoding PP2C family protein-serine/threonine phosphatase, with the protein MSDEGADLRCAGCSAVGLDGPRCGSCGLELGYRYVALPADDPSPCVDCGGDRFDAAGHCAQCGRSRTMPDRFDTDLGAVAVLTDRGIVHARNEDAVAAGVLDGAATGVATTVVIAVSDGVSTSSRPQVASGAAVRAGVGATAEALASGLPATDAVMAGLAAAAQAVRDVDVPDGPAPSCTYVSAIVSHHGDQTEVTVANVGDSRAYWLPATEGGRPGDEPAQRLTVDDSWAQALVDAGAMDERAAMADPRAHTLIRWLGADSPPKPWADNCVRTVRVSGPGMLLLCSDGLWNYSPSPSALAQHVAGASPAAAARALAQFALRCGGGDNITVALAPVPWESASPVP; encoded by the coding sequence ATGAGCGACGAAGGCGCCGACCTACGCTGCGCCGGATGCTCGGCGGTCGGACTCGACGGCCCGCGGTGCGGGTCCTGCGGTCTGGAACTCGGTTATCGGTACGTCGCGCTGCCCGCTGACGATCCATCGCCGTGCGTCGACTGCGGGGGCGACCGATTCGACGCCGCGGGGCACTGCGCGCAGTGCGGCCGGTCCCGGACGATGCCGGATCGCTTCGACACCGATCTCGGCGCGGTCGCGGTGCTCACCGACCGCGGCATCGTCCACGCGCGCAACGAGGACGCCGTCGCGGCCGGGGTGCTCGACGGCGCGGCGACCGGGGTGGCCACGACCGTCGTGATCGCGGTCAGCGACGGAGTGTCGACCTCGTCGCGCCCGCAGGTGGCCTCCGGCGCGGCCGTCCGGGCGGGCGTCGGCGCCACCGCCGAGGCACTCGCCTCCGGCCTGCCCGCGACCGACGCCGTCATGGCCGGGCTGGCGGCCGCGGCGCAGGCGGTCCGCGACGTCGACGTTCCCGACGGCCCGGCGCCCTCGTGCACCTACGTGTCCGCCATCGTCTCCCACCACGGCGACCAGACCGAGGTCACCGTGGCCAATGTCGGTGACAGCCGGGCCTATTGGCTGCCCGCGACCGAGGGCGGACGACCGGGCGACGAGCCCGCCCAGCGGTTGACCGTCGACGACTCGTGGGCTCAGGCGCTCGTCGACGCGGGCGCGATGGACGAGCGCGCGGCGATGGCCGACCCTCGCGCGCACACGCTGATCCGCTGGCTCGGCGCGGACAGCCCGCCCAAGCCGTGGGCGGACAATTGCGTGCGGACCGTGCGCGTGTCGGGTCCGGGAATGCTGCTGCTGTGCTCGGACGGATTGTGGAACTACTCGCCTTCCCCGTCTGCGCTGGCCCAGCACGTGGCGGGGGCGTCGCCCGCGGCGGCGGCGCGCGCACTGGCGCAGTTCGCGTTGCGTTGCGGCGGCGGTGACAACATCACGGTCGCATTGGCGCCCGTGCCGTGGGAGAGCGCTTCGCCGGTTCCATAG
- a CDS encoding AAA family ATPase, translating to MASAVYLITGIQAAGKSTVAQALAERLPRSVHVRGDVFRRFVVNGRAEMSAAPSPEALAQLRLRHSLAAATADAYADAGFTVVLQDVVLGEFLPWLADLIVTRPLYVVVLAPRPEVVLAREAARGKDAYDEFTVAGLDEVLRETTPRIGLWVDTSDLTVEQTVDRILAEAGPLTE from the coding sequence ATGGCATCGGCTGTCTACTTGATCACCGGCATCCAGGCCGCGGGCAAATCGACCGTCGCGCAGGCGCTGGCCGAACGGCTGCCGCGCTCGGTGCACGTGCGTGGAGACGTGTTCCGCCGTTTCGTCGTCAACGGGCGTGCGGAGATGAGCGCCGCTCCGTCGCCCGAGGCGCTGGCCCAGCTGCGGTTGCGGCACAGCCTGGCCGCCGCGACGGCCGACGCCTACGCCGACGCCGGGTTCACGGTCGTGCTGCAGGACGTCGTACTCGGCGAATTCCTGCCGTGGCTGGCCGATCTGATCGTCACCCGACCGCTGTACGTCGTCGTGCTGGCGCCGCGCCCGGAAGTGGTCCTCGCACGCGAGGCCGCGCGTGGCAAGGACGCCTACGACGAATTCACCGTCGCCGGGCTGGACGAGGTGCTGCGCGAGACCACGCCCCGCATCGGCCTCTGGGTCGACACCTCGGATCTGACGGTCGAGCAGACGGTCGATCGAATTCTCGCCGAGGCCGGGCCGCTGACGGAGTGA
- a CDS encoding SDR family oxidoreductase: MTKFAGKTCLITGAASGLGRSTALAAAEKGAALVLTDIAAEGLARTAADAGAAGATVHLAEAADVGDYDQVVALAAQAHDAVGSVDIVMNVAGIATWGTVDRLTHDQWRRTIDIDLMGPIHVIEAFVPPMIAAGRGGHLVNVSSAAGLFGLPWHAPYSASKFGLRGVSEVLRFDLARHRIGVSLVCPGAMATPMVDRVDIAGVDRTAEAVQQGVALFMRHAVTPEAAARSIVRGVERNRYLVFTSPDIRVGFWAQRYFPPAYNVAMRGLNWAMNRYVEQKAGAAAS; this comes from the coding sequence ATGACGAAGTTCGCCGGCAAAACCTGTCTGATCACCGGCGCCGCCAGCGGTCTCGGTCGTAGCACGGCACTCGCGGCGGCGGAAAAGGGTGCCGCGCTCGTGCTGACCGACATCGCCGCCGAGGGACTGGCGCGCACGGCCGCCGACGCGGGCGCCGCGGGCGCCACCGTACACCTGGCCGAGGCGGCCGATGTCGGTGATTACGATCAGGTCGTCGCGCTGGCGGCTCAGGCGCACGACGCGGTCGGCAGCGTCGACATCGTCATGAACGTGGCCGGCATCGCCACCTGGGGCACCGTCGACCGGCTGACGCACGACCAATGGCGGCGCACCATCGACATCGACCTCATGGGTCCCATCCACGTGATCGAAGCGTTCGTTCCGCCGATGATCGCGGCCGGACGCGGCGGCCACTTGGTGAACGTGTCCTCGGCGGCGGGCCTGTTCGGCCTGCCGTGGCACGCGCCCTACAGCGCGAGCAAATTCGGTCTGCGCGGTGTGTCGGAGGTGCTGCGCTTCGACTTGGCGCGTCACCGCATCGGCGTGAGCCTGGTGTGCCCGGGCGCGATGGCCACGCCCATGGTCGACCGTGTGGACATCGCGGGCGTCGACCGCACGGCTGAAGCGGTGCAGCAAGGCGTCGCGCTGTTCATGCGGCACGCGGTCACGCCGGAGGCGGCGGCGCGCTCGATCGTGCGCGGTGTCGAGCGCAATCGCTATCTGGTGTTCACCTCGCCGGATATTCGCGTCGGTTTCTGGGCGCAGCGCTATTTCCCGCCCGCGTACAACGTCGCGATGCGTGGGTTGAACTGGGCGATGAATCGCTACGTCGAGCAGAAGGCAGGCGCCGCCGCGAGCTGA